The following coding sequences lie in one Nitratireductor mangrovi genomic window:
- the glmU gene encoding bifunctional UDP-N-acetylglucosamine diphosphorylase/glucosamine-1-phosphate N-acetyltransferase GlmU, whose translation MSERTCLSIILAAGEGTRMRSALPKVLHPIAGLPMVAHVLKAARSAGSGQLAVVVGHGADKVADEVKRASGDVETFVQAERLGTAHAVLAAREAIARGFDEILVMFGDTPLIEADALARARDGLADGAAVVVMGFRTDNPTGYGRLIEKNGHLTDIREERDCSDKERRITFCNGGLMAIDGRQALALLDAVGNDNAKGEFYLTDIVGIAHRQGLRVVATEVAFENVLGINNRAELAEAEAIWQARRRRKLMLEGVAMAAPETVFLSHDTEIGPDTTIEPQVIFGPGVRVAGGARIRGFSHIEGATVASGAEVGPFARLRPGAELAEGSKVGNFCEVKAADIGPGAKVNHLTYIGDATIGAEANIGAGTITCNYNGYTKDRTEIGRGTFVGSNSSLVAPVSIGDNAYIASGSVIVADVPADALAFGRAKQEVKEGRAPMLRERYRQEKERRLAAKRSAPASGE comes from the coding sequence ATGAGCGAACGCACCTGCCTGTCCATCATTCTCGCCGCCGGCGAAGGCACGCGCATGAGAAGCGCACTGCCCAAGGTGCTGCATCCGATTGCCGGCCTGCCCATGGTCGCGCATGTGCTGAAGGCGGCGCGCTCGGCCGGCAGCGGCCAGCTGGCGGTCGTCGTTGGCCATGGCGCCGACAAGGTCGCGGACGAGGTCAAGCGCGCGAGCGGCGACGTCGAGACGTTCGTGCAGGCCGAGAGGCTGGGCACCGCGCATGCCGTGCTTGCGGCTCGCGAGGCGATCGCGCGCGGTTTCGACGAGATTCTGGTCATGTTCGGCGACACGCCGCTGATCGAAGCCGACGCGCTGGCGCGCGCGCGCGACGGTCTGGCCGACGGTGCGGCTGTTGTTGTCATGGGTTTCCGGACCGACAACCCGACCGGCTATGGCCGCCTGATCGAAAAGAACGGGCACCTGACCGACATTCGCGAGGAACGCGACTGCTCCGACAAGGAGCGCCGCATCACCTTCTGCAATGGCGGCCTGATGGCGATCGACGGCCGGCAGGCGCTGGCGCTGCTCGATGCCGTCGGCAACGATAACGCCAAGGGCGAATTCTATCTGACCGACATCGTCGGCATCGCGCACCGGCAGGGCCTGCGGGTCGTTGCCACGGAGGTAGCATTCGAGAACGTGCTTGGCATCAACAACCGTGCGGAACTCGCCGAGGCGGAGGCGATCTGGCAGGCTCGCCGGCGGCGCAAGCTCATGCTCGAGGGCGTCGCCATGGCGGCACCCGAGACCGTATTCCTCTCCCATGATACCGAAATCGGCCCCGACACTACGATCGAGCCGCAGGTGATCTTCGGGCCCGGCGTTCGCGTTGCCGGCGGCGCGAGAATCCGCGGCTTCTCCCATATCGAGGGCGCGACAGTGGCGAGCGGCGCGGAGGTTGGGCCTTTTGCGCGGCTGCGGCCGGGCGCCGAGCTGGCCGAAGGCTCCAAGGTCGGCAATTTCTGCGAGGTCAAGGCGGCCGACATCGGGCCGGGTGCCAAGGTCAACCATCTGACCTATATCGGCGACGCCACGATCGGGGCCGAGGCCAATATCGGCGCCGGCACCATCACCTGCAACTATAATGGCTACACCAAGGACCGCACCGAGATCGGCCGTGGAACCTTCGTCGGCTCGAACTCCTCCCTCGTCGCCCCGGTATCGATCGGCGACAACGCCTATATCGCCTCGGGCAGCGTCATTGTCGCCGACGTGCCGGCCGATGCGCTGGCTTTCGGGCGGGCCAAGCAGGAGGTGAAGGAAGGTCGCGCGCCAATGTTGAGGGAGCGCTACCGCCAGGAAAAGGAACGCCGGCTCGCGGCAAAGCGCAGCGCGCCCGCCTCGGGCGAATAG
- a CDS encoding DUF502 domain-containing protein, whose amino-acid sequence MSEQPKHRGMTRLRNYFLTGFVVCAPLAITAYLSWSLIGWVDSWVKPYIPARYNPDNYLPFAVPGFGLIVALVLITLVGFLTANFIGRSIVSYGEDMLGRMPLVRSIYRGLKQIFETVLSHKSDVFKKVALIEYPRRGAWAIVFVSSERESEVNHLIEPHAGRTIAVFLPSTPNPTTGFLMYVPKSEVIELSMTVEEAAKLVISAGLVTPEYQKLTQQLAEDALRGDQKRPAAE is encoded by the coding sequence ATGTCTGAGCAGCCCAAGCACCGCGGCATGACCCGCCTGCGCAACTACTTCCTGACCGGCTTCGTCGTATGTGCGCCGCTGGCCATCACGGCCTACCTGTCCTGGTCGCTCATCGGCTGGGTGGATTCCTGGGTCAAACCCTACATCCCGGCCCGCTACAACCCGGACAACTACCTGCCATTCGCAGTGCCCGGTTTCGGGCTTATCGTGGCGCTGGTGCTGATCACGCTGGTCGGTTTCCTGACCGCCAACTTCATCGGGCGCTCGATCGTCTCCTATGGCGAGGATATGCTCGGGCGCATGCCGCTGGTGCGCTCGATCTATCGCGGCCTGAAGCAGATCTTCGAAACCGTGCTGTCGCACAAATCCGATGTCTTCAAGAAGGTCGCGTTGATCGAATATCCGCGTCGCGGCGCATGGGCGATCGTTTTCGTGTCCTCAGAGCGCGAATCCGAGGTCAACCACCTGATCGAGCCGCATGCGGGGCGCACAATCGCAGTCTTTCTGCCCTCGACGCCGAACCCGACCACCGGCTTCCTCATGTACGTGCCGAAATCCGAGGTGATCGAACTGTCGATGACGGTGGAGGAGGCAGCCAAGCTTGTCATCTCCGCGGGCCTCGTGACGCCCGAATACCAGAAACTGACCCAGCAGCTCGCCGAGGATGCGCTTCGGGGCGACCAGAAACGGCCAGCAGCCGAGTAG
- the glmS gene encoding glutamine--fructose-6-phosphate transaminase (isomerizing), whose protein sequence is MCGIVAIVGNTPVAPLIVDALKRLEYRGYDSAGVATIHGGRLDRRRAEGKLVNLERRIADQPLTGTIGIGHTRWATHGVPNETNAHPHFSNDDVAIVHNGIIENFAELRAELLADGYTFASQTDTEVVAHLISRELARGSAAVDAAFAALKRLEGAFALAIIFRGDEDLIVGARNGPPLAIGHGDGEMFLGSDAIALAPFTNAVTYLEDGDWAVVRRGGLEIFDMNGHRVERAQQQSIGTKFLVDKGNHRHFMEKEIHEQPEVISHTLSHYIDFAERTTKSDAIPFDFANLDRIAISACGTAYLAGLVSKYWFERLARLPVDIDIASEFRYREMPLSKRSAALFVSQSGETADTLASLRYCRQQGVAIGAIVNVQESTIARESDGIFPTLAGPEIGVASTKAFTCQLSVLASLALRAAKERGTISAEEEKAHVRALTEAPRYTSQVLKLEQQVEKVARELTHYKHVLYLGRDTNYPLAMEGALKLKEISYIHAEGYAAGELKHGPIALIDENMPVIVIAPHDHIFDKTVSNMQEVAARGGKIILITDRKGAERAGIDTLETIVMPDVPQFVAPIVYALPIQMLAYYTAVFMGTDVDQPRNLAKSVTVE, encoded by the coding sequence ATGTGCGGAATCGTAGCAATTGTCGGCAACACGCCCGTCGCGCCGCTGATCGTCGACGCGCTGAAACGGCTGGAATATCGCGGCTATGACTCGGCCGGCGTCGCCACAATCCATGGTGGCCGTCTCGACCGCCGCAGGGCGGAAGGCAAGCTGGTCAACCTCGAGCGCAGGATCGCCGACCAGCCGCTGACCGGCACCATCGGCATCGGCCATACCCGCTGGGCCACCCACGGCGTTCCCAACGAGACCAACGCCCACCCGCATTTTTCCAACGACGATGTCGCCATCGTCCACAACGGCATCATCGAGAACTTCGCCGAGCTTCGCGCCGAGCTTCTCGCCGACGGCTACACCTTCGCCTCGCAGACCGACACCGAAGTGGTGGCGCACCTGATCTCGCGCGAGCTGGCGCGCGGCAGCGCGGCCGTCGACGCGGCCTTCGCCGCGCTGAAGCGGCTCGAGGGCGCCTTCGCGCTCGCCATCATCTTCCGCGGCGATGAAGACCTGATCGTCGGTGCCCGCAACGGCCCGCCGCTGGCGATAGGCCATGGCGACGGCGAGATGTTCCTGGGTTCAGACGCGATCGCGCTGGCGCCCTTCACCAACGCGGTCACCTATCTGGAGGATGGCGACTGGGCTGTGGTGCGGCGCGGCGGGCTCGAAATCTTCGACATGAACGGCCACCGCGTCGAACGCGCACAGCAGCAATCGATCGGCACCAAGTTCCTGGTCGACAAGGGCAACCACCGCCACTTCATGGAAAAGGAGATCCACGAACAGCCCGAAGTGATCTCCCACACGCTGTCGCACTACATCGATTTCGCCGAACGGACGACGAAGTCGGACGCGATCCCCTTCGACTTTGCCAATCTCGACCGGATTGCGATCTCGGCCTGCGGAACCGCCTATCTGGCCGGCCTCGTCTCCAAATACTGGTTCGAACGGCTGGCCCGGCTGCCCGTCGACATCGATATCGCATCCGAGTTCCGCTACCGCGAGATGCCGCTGTCGAAAAGGAGCGCGGCGCTGTTTGTCTCGCAGTCGGGCGAGACCGCCGACACGCTTGCCTCGCTGCGCTATTGCCGGCAGCAAGGCGTTGCGATCGGCGCCATCGTCAATGTGCAGGAATCGACCATCGCACGCGAGTCGGACGGCATCTTCCCGACGCTGGCCGGGCCGGAAATCGGCGTCGCCTCGACCAAGGCCTTCACCTGCCAGCTTTCCGTGCTTGCCTCTCTCGCTTTGCGCGCGGCCAAAGAACGCGGAACCATTTCGGCGGAGGAGGAGAAGGCGCATGTGCGCGCGCTGACCGAGGCGCCGCGCTATACCAGCCAGGTGCTGAAGCTCGAACAACAGGTAGAAAAGGTCGCCCGCGAACTGACGCACTACAAGCACGTGCTTTATCTCGGCCGCGACACCAACTATCCGCTCGCCATGGAAGGCGCGCTGAAGCTCAAGGAAATATCCTACATTCACGCCGAGGGTTACGCGGCGGGCGAACTCAAGCACGGTCCGATCGCGTTGATCGACGAAAACATGCCGGTGATCGTGATCGCACCACATGACCACATCTTCGACAAGACCGTCTCCAACATGCAGGAGGTGGCGGCCCGCGGCGGCAAGATCATCCTGATCACCGACCGCAAGGGCGCCGAACGCGCCGGCATCGACACGCTTGAAACGATCGTCATGCCCGACGTTCCGCAGTTCGTGGCGCCAATCGTCTATGCGCTGCCGATCCAGATGCTGGCCTATTATACGGCGGTGTTCATGGGAACCGACGTCGACCAGCCGCGCAACCTGGCGAAGTCGGTGACCGTCGAATAG
- a CDS encoding ferredoxin--NADP reductase: protein MTNVAANTNEIGRKQDFPIPAGVHAERVVSVKHYTDRLFSFRITRPQSFRFRSGEFVMIGLPNAEKPVFRAYSIASPAWDEELEFYSIKVPNGPLTSELQKIAPGDTVLLRQKSTGTLVNDALSPAKRLYMIATGTGIAPFASLIRDPDTYDKFDEIVLTNTCRDVAELHYGNELIEALRADPLIGELVAERVRYYPTTTREDSPVKNRITTLIESGQLFSDLGVEPLDAAHDRVMICGSLDMIRDVKELVEKAGLAEGSNAAPADFVVERAFVG, encoded by the coding sequence ATGACGAACGTCGCCGCCAACACGAACGAGATCGGCCGCAAGCAGGACTTCCCGATTCCTGCCGGTGTCCATGCCGAAAGGGTCGTTTCGGTGAAGCATTACACCGACCGGCTTTTCTCGTTCCGCATCACCCGGCCGCAAAGTTTTCGCTTCCGCTCCGGCGAGTTCGTGATGATCGGCCTGCCGAATGCCGAAAAGCCGGTGTTCCGCGCCTATTCGATCGCCAGCCCGGCCTGGGACGAAGAGCTCGAGTTCTATTCGATCAAGGTGCCGAACGGCCCCTTGACCTCAGAACTGCAGAAGATCGCGCCCGGAGACACGGTGCTGTTGCGGCAGAAGTCGACCGGAACGCTTGTCAACGACGCGCTGAGCCCGGCCAAGCGGCTCTACATGATCGCGACCGGCACCGGGATAGCACCCTTCGCCAGCCTGATCCGCGATCCCGACACCTATGACAAGTTCGACGAGATCGTGCTAACCAATACCTGCCGCGACGTTGCCGAATTGCATTATGGCAACGAGCTGATCGAGGCGCTGCGCGCCGACCCGCTGATCGGCGAACTGGTGGCTGAGCGCGTTCGTTATTATCCGACCACGACGCGCGAAGATTCGCCGGTCAAGAACCGCATCACGACACTGATCGAGAGCGGCCAGCTTTTCTCCGACCTCGGCGTCGAACCGCTCGACGCGGCCCATGACCGGGTCATGATCTGCGGCTCGCTGGACATGATCCGCGACGTCAAGGAACTGGTGGAGAAGGCGGGCCTCGCCGAAGGCTCGAATGCGGCGCCGGCCGACTTCGTCGTCGAACGCGCCTTCGTGGGCTGA
- a CDS encoding acyltransferase family protein, giving the protein MATDLSLDEARATSHRRADFQGLRAVAVLAVVAYHFGVPGISGGFVGVDIFFVISGFFITRLLLRDIEQDGRVRFLRFWSHRAKRLLPNGLLVVISVLAVSAFLLPSYRLPTIAGDAFSAAAFFANFHFAQQTVDYFHLDAPPSPLLHYWSLAVEEQFYLVLPVLVALSAVLSGRNARATVLTLLLLVALASFIGATIVMERSQPEAFFLPQYRAWQLAIGGLVGGLFDQRTLLPSFVRRICSLLGSLSVLASIFLLNDALPYPGWLALAPSLGTAALILGLDAGGYASAPRRVLAMPAMVSIGDMSYSIYLWHWPVWVTLASLWPTASGAMALVAGLVATALLASIAYFFVERPAHRMSATTLGHPQMCAAAAAGVLIVVTASYGAKLLPGRSDPAIRAMIAKASADHGPNYHNGCHVHYEDIAQPDCRFGDLGGPRVVLFGDSHAAQWFAAIVKAGTEAGWEVNAWTKTGCPTPEVTIWYPAKRSVYEQCNVWRRQRLEQLVNDPPALVILTNSTRYYGWIYDQAGRHPATRSRAELLWQEGFRQTTRVLTDAGISVIELRDTPKMYPRFKDCLSQDAWSACHRPREEALAGMTSPTMKSPLFAQIDLTDALCGPHLCWVAIGEKILYRDTDHLTATSAASLSDKFLELLATDAAGNER; this is encoded by the coding sequence ATGGCAACTGATCTTTCACTCGACGAGGCCAGGGCCACCAGCCATCGACGCGCCGACTTCCAGGGCTTGCGCGCCGTAGCCGTGCTTGCGGTCGTAGCCTATCACTTCGGGGTTCCGGGCATTTCCGGCGGCTTTGTTGGTGTCGATATTTTTTTCGTAATCTCGGGCTTTTTCATCACGCGACTGCTGCTGCGTGACATCGAGCAAGACGGGCGGGTTCGCTTCCTTCGTTTCTGGAGCCATCGGGCTAAGCGCCTGCTTCCCAATGGGCTTTTGGTCGTCATCTCGGTGCTGGCAGTATCGGCGTTTCTGTTGCCATCCTATCGCCTGCCAACCATCGCGGGTGATGCGTTCTCGGCGGCGGCGTTCTTTGCGAATTTCCATTTTGCGCAGCAGACGGTTGACTACTTTCACCTCGACGCTCCGCCAAGCCCCTTGCTTCACTATTGGTCACTGGCCGTTGAGGAACAGTTTTATCTTGTCCTTCCGGTTTTGGTGGCGCTGTCAGCCGTGCTGTCGGGTAGAAATGCGCGCGCTACTGTTCTAACGCTCCTGCTTCTCGTTGCACTGGCATCCTTTATTGGCGCCACCATCGTGATGGAACGCAGTCAACCCGAGGCATTCTTTCTTCCCCAGTACCGGGCATGGCAGCTCGCGATCGGTGGACTTGTCGGGGGCCTCTTCGATCAGCGCACTCTCTTGCCATCGTTTGTTCGGCGCATCTGTTCATTGCTCGGTTCATTGAGCGTCTTGGCAAGTATTTTCCTGCTTAACGATGCACTGCCTTATCCCGGTTGGCTGGCGCTCGCGCCAAGCTTAGGAACCGCAGCTCTCATTCTTGGCCTTGATGCCGGTGGATACGCTTCGGCTCCAAGGCGCGTTCTCGCCATGCCGGCCATGGTGTCGATCGGAGACATGTCTTACAGCATCTACCTCTGGCATTGGCCGGTTTGGGTCACGCTCGCCAGCCTGTGGCCGACAGCCTCTGGTGCCATGGCTTTGGTCGCAGGTCTGGTGGCGACAGCCTTGCTAGCGTCAATCGCCTATTTCTTCGTTGAGCGGCCTGCCCATCGGATGTCCGCGACCACGCTGGGCCATCCGCAAATGTGCGCCGCGGCTGCGGCGGGCGTACTTATAGTTGTTACCGCTTCATACGGTGCAAAACTGCTTCCGGGCCGTTCCGATCCCGCAATCAGGGCGATGATTGCTAAGGCTTCAGCCGATCATGGGCCGAACTACCACAATGGCTGTCACGTTCACTACGAAGATATCGCACAGCCGGACTGCCGGTTTGGCGATCTTGGCGGACCGCGCGTTGTCCTCTTCGGCGACAGCCACGCCGCCCAGTGGTTCGCCGCCATAGTGAAGGCGGGAACGGAGGCGGGCTGGGAAGTGAACGCTTGGACAAAAACCGGTTGCCCGACTCCGGAGGTGACCATCTGGTATCCCGCGAAGCGTTCTGTATACGAGCAATGCAATGTCTGGCGGCGACAGCGCTTGGAGCAACTTGTCAACGATCCACCCGCCTTGGTGATCCTCACGAACTCAACGCGCTACTATGGTTGGATCTACGATCAGGCCGGGCGCCACCCGGCTACCCGTTCGCGTGCCGAATTGCTGTGGCAAGAAGGGTTTCGGCAGACAACAAGGGTGTTGACTGACGCAGGCATAAGCGTGATCGAATTGAGGGACACGCCAAAAATGTACCCGAGGTTCAAGGATTGCCTCAGTCAGGACGCGTGGTCCGCCTGCCACCGTCCCCGGGAGGAAGCGCTGGCCGGGATGACTAGCCCGACTATGAAAAGCCCCCTTTTCGCGCAGATTGATCTGACGGATGCGCTATGCGGACCGCATCTTTGCTGGGTCGCGATTGGAGAGAAGATACTCTATCGCGATACCGACCATTTGACGGCCACGTCCGCCGCGTCATTGTCCGACAAATTCCTGGAACTACTGGCTACCGACGCGGCCGGTAACGAGCGCTAG
- a CDS encoding cytochrome c biogenesis CcdA family protein has translation MAIDVGYASAVGAGALSFLSPCVLPLVPPYLCYMAGVSVDDFRRDHSTTPVATRTRAALLSAAVFFVLGFSTVFVALGAGASTIGGVLRAWQQELAIVAGVLIVIMGLNFLGVLRIPLLSREARFQTGGGQTGLLPAYLMGLAFAFGWTPCIGPVLGPILTLAGGRETVGEGAALLLAYSLGLGIPFLIAAFFSGAFMRFLARFRVHLGRVEKIMGGLLVIAGILFLTGGIQAASYWLLETFPALGMLG, from the coding sequence ATGGCGATCGACGTCGGATATGCGAGCGCGGTCGGGGCAGGGGCGTTGTCGTTCCTGTCACCCTGCGTACTGCCGCTGGTGCCACCCTATCTGTGCTATATGGCCGGCGTCTCGGTCGACGACTTCCGGCGCGACCACAGCACCACGCCCGTGGCGACCCGCACGCGGGCCGCGCTGCTTTCGGCCGCGGTCTTTTTTGTGCTCGGCTTTTCGACCGTCTTCGTCGCGCTCGGCGCCGGTGCGTCGACCATCGGCGGGGTACTGCGCGCCTGGCAGCAGGAGCTTGCCATCGTCGCCGGGGTACTGATCGTCATCATGGGGCTCAACTTTCTCGGCGTGTTGCGCATCCCGTTGCTGTCACGCGAGGCCCGCTTCCAGACCGGTGGCGGACAGACCGGGCTGCTTCCCGCCTATCTGATGGGGCTTGCCTTCGCCTTCGGCTGGACGCCTTGCATCGGGCCGGTGCTCGGCCCGATCCTGACCCTGGCGGGTGGCCGCGAGACGGTCGGCGAGGGGGCGGCGCTGCTCCTTGCCTATTCGCTCGGCCTTGGCATTCCCTTCCTGATCGCGGCCTTTTTTTCGGGCGCCTTCATGCGGTTCCTGGCGCGCTTCCGGGTGCATCTCGGACGCGTGGAGAAGATAATGGGTGGCTTACTGGTCATTGCCGGCATCCTGTTCCTGACCGGCGGTATCCAGGCCGCCTCATACTGGTTGCTCGAAACCTTTCCGGCACTCGGCATGCTTGGATAA
- a CDS encoding hydantoinase/oxoprolinase family protein encodes MNEKNAATLKGTVAGIDVGGTFTDLILVDGGSDGKVLLAKTPTTSDNQASGVLNALTQTGFPIAGIDLIVHGTTTTTNAVLERRLARTGMITTRGFRDVIELGRRTRPQPYGMTGRFVPVIARDLRVEVTQRMEASGAVRENLDEDEVRAAVADLLSRGCESLVIHFLHAYANPAHELRAAEIAAETWPNDHITTGHSLLSEAREFERGVTAAVNASVQPILERYVLRLRDELRRRGYEREFLVMNGNGGMISAGKVTREAAKTVMSGPASGVMAAAYTARRAGFANVVTYDMGGTSTDVALIRDGQPAVSNEIEIEYAMPIHVPMVDVHTVGAGGGSIARVNDAGLLEIGPQSAGAVPGPICYGRGGEEPTVSDANLLLGRLNAKKLLSVEGAADIDRVRAIFAAKLGEKLGLDATGAAGAVLRIGNVKMAGAIRMVSVAKGHDPRDFSLFAFGGAGPLHAAALARELGIPRVIVPARPGITNALGCIVADLRHDFVRTLNRPVASVDMEEVHAVLKQQADEGMAQIDAEVVRPERVDIIHSADMQFIGQTHLLNVALPSAEVDRATLQGLFEAAYFARFKVRLPEIRANLVNLNTSVIGVRADLDLSRLIDPAGRADRLDDAKTETRPVWFAGTWHDTPVYARERLPLDVEIAGPAIVEQMDATTVLEPGDRACADRDGNLIIEVVRH; translated from the coding sequence ATGAACGAGAAAAACGCCGCCACGCTGAAAGGAACGGTCGCGGGCATCGATGTCGGTGGGACATTCACCGACCTGATCCTCGTCGACGGAGGCAGCGACGGCAAGGTGCTTCTGGCGAAGACGCCGACGACGAGCGACAATCAGGCCAGTGGCGTGCTCAACGCGTTGACACAAACCGGTTTCCCGATTGCCGGGATCGACCTCATCGTACATGGCACCACGACCACCACCAACGCCGTGCTGGAACGGCGCCTCGCGCGCACCGGCATGATCACCACACGCGGCTTCCGCGACGTGATCGAACTCGGCCGCCGCACCCGGCCACAGCCTTACGGCATGACCGGGCGCTTCGTGCCGGTGATCGCACGCGATCTGCGTGTCGAGGTGACGCAGCGCATGGAAGCCTCGGGCGCGGTGCGCGAGAACCTGGACGAGGACGAGGTGCGCGCGGCGGTGGCCGATCTCCTGTCGCGCGGCTGCGAGTCTCTGGTGATTCATTTCCTGCATGCCTACGCCAATCCGGCCCACGAGCTGCGCGCGGCCGAAATCGCGGCCGAGACATGGCCCAACGATCACATCACCACCGGCCACTCGCTGCTGTCGGAGGCGCGGGAGTTCGAACGGGGCGTGACGGCTGCGGTCAATGCCTCCGTGCAACCGATCCTGGAACGCTACGTCTTGCGTTTGCGCGACGAACTACGCCGCCGCGGCTACGAGCGCGAGTTCCTGGTCATGAACGGTAATGGCGGCATGATCTCCGCCGGCAAGGTGACGCGCGAGGCGGCCAAGACGGTGATGTCGGGGCCGGCCTCCGGCGTCATGGCTGCGGCCTATACGGCGCGCCGGGCCGGCTTCGCCAACGTTGTTACCTACGACATGGGCGGCACCTCCACCGACGTCGCCCTGATCCGCGACGGCCAGCCGGCGGTCTCCAACGAGATCGAGATCGAATACGCCATGCCGATCCACGTGCCGATGGTCGACGTCCACACCGTCGGCGCCGGCGGCGGTTCGATCGCGCGCGTCAACGATGCCGGCCTCCTGGAGATCGGCCCGCAGAGCGCCGGCGCCGTGCCCGGTCCGATATGCTACGGCCGGGGCGGCGAGGAACCGACGGTGTCGGACGCGAACCTGCTCCTCGGCCGGTTGAACGCCAAAAAGCTGCTCTCGGTCGAAGGAGCCGCCGACATCGACCGGGTGCGGGCGATCTTTGCCGCAAAACTCGGCGAAAAGCTCGGGCTTGACGCGACCGGGGCCGCCGGCGCCGTACTGCGCATCGGCAACGTCAAGATGGCCGGCGCGATCCGCATGGTTTCGGTCGCCAAGGGCCACGACCCGCGCGACTTTTCGCTGTTCGCCTTCGGCGGCGCCGGCCCGTTGCACGCGGCGGCACTCGCCCGCGAACTCGGCATTCCACGCGTCATCGTGCCGGCACGGCCCGGCATCACCAATGCGCTCGGCTGCATCGTCGCCGATCTGAGGCACGATTTCGTCAGGACTCTCAACCGGCCGGTTGCCAGTGTCGACATGGAAGAGGTCCACGCGGTCCTTAAGCAGCAGGCCGATGAGGGCATGGCTCAGATCGACGCCGAGGTCGTGCGGCCCGAGCGGGTCGATATCATCCATTCCGCCGATATGCAGTTCATCGGCCAGACCCATCTCCTGAACGTCGCCCTGCCCTCGGCTGAGGTCGACCGCGCGACCTTGCAGGGGCTTTTTGAAGCGGCCTACTTCGCCCGCTTCAAGGTCAGGTTGCCGGAGATCCGCGCCAATCTCGTGAACCTCAACACCTCTGTGATCGGCGTGCGTGCCGATCTCGACTTGTCGAGATTGATTGACCCGGCCGGGCGCGCCGACAGGCTTGACGACGCGAAGACCGAAACCCGCCCGGTCTGGTTTGCCGGCACATGGCACGACACTCCGGTCTACGCGCGCGAGCGCCTGCCCCTGGACGTCGAAATCGCGGGACCGGCCATCGTCGAACAGATGGACGCGACCACCGTTCTGGAGCCCGGCGACAGGGCGTGCGCCGACCGTGACGGAAATCTGATTATCGAAGTGGTCAGGCACTGA